TTATGATGAATAGACCAAATGTGATCGGGGTCATTGTTTCTAGTTTACTTTAAACTAGCAAAATGAAGTTCATTTTAGCAGAGAAAGTCTTAAATATGTATCcacttagaaatattttttagaaaaattgtttataaaagaaatatatatatatatatatatatatatatataactttctgaaaaaaaggaaaaaaaagttttaatatGTGAGAGCCGTTCCTAAAATTGAGGAGATTTTAGTTGGATTTTTGGAGTGTTTATCTCATATGAAACTCTAATTGAAAATAACAGAATCTCCAAATATTACGTTTTGAATGTTTGAATATTAAACTGCTAatcaaaaagtcacaactcaATTACTTGCatgctaattatttttaatttctcctttatattttttttggatgacAAAGGAAACCGCAACCGCTAGAAAAATATTCTTTTCAGGTATATTTCCTTCTTCACTCCTTTTGTTCATGATTTGACAAACATGAAAGGTTAAACAAAGTTTAAATACATAAGATTTCGTGCATTCagattttactttttattttttctcttgttgaactttattatcttgttttcttcttctttttaggAAACTAATGCATGCTTCATCATCAGATGTCCACCTCCACATTTGTGGAGTGCCATTCTCTTTGAATAGGGTAAGAATTACTATCATGCTCCAACACTAAATTCTTCTACTGTAAGCGCCTATGATTCTTGTGTCATGTAACTTGTAAGACACCAAGAGATATACGGGATGGTTGGAGCCTTCCGCCCTTAACCAGAGGTCTTGAGTTTTACTCCTTTCAGATATATATGCCTACATAAAAAAGAAATCCATATAACACACATCTTGATAGACTTTTAATATGTCACTCCCTTAATTTTCAACTTTCCTAAGGTGCTGGTGTGTGTTGAACTTACAGGAACTTTTGGCTGCAAGATCTTCAAAGATAGCTGCATTGTTGAAAGAGAATCCTGAAGATGATCTTTCTCATTTGCTAGGAGATATTCCCACTGATTCTGAAACTTTTGAGCTTGTAGCAAGATTCTGCCATGGCTTTGACATAAACTTGTCACCTGAGAATGTCATTAAAGTACTTTGCCTTGCTCGTTATCTTGGAATGTCCGAGATTCACAGCACCAATAACCTCGGAAAGAAAGCCTGTATCTACTTTCAAAACAATGTCCTTCCTAGTTGGAATAATAGTATTAAAGCTCTCAAATCTGCAGAAATCATTCATCAACAAGCCAAGAATCTTTCCCTGGTTGATGCCTGTGCTGAGTCCATCATTGCCAAGGTACTGCTCGATCCAAGTCTTCTTGGAGAGCCGATGAGGAATGTAACAACAACAGATGATGACAGTGAAAACGATGAAAATGCCTACAAGCCAAATGTCAGGAGGAGGCTTTTTATTCTTGACTGGAAATCAGAGGACTTGACACTTCTTTCCATTTCCCTATACGAGCCCATAATTCGTGCAATGGTTCATCGAGAAGTCCCTCTGGAATACGTGGCATCATCTCTGTTTCACTATCTCAAAAAATGGGTTTTTCCAGGCACTAAAGGAGAAGATGATGATCCATCAACTTACGACAGGAATTCTCAGAGAGAGATCATTGAGGCAGTAGAGAGACTGTTGCCTCAAGAAAGGGGGCTGATCCCCAGTTCTTTTCTCTCTCAGATGCTGCAATCCGCGATAATCTTGGATGCTCATACTGAATGCAAAAACGGATTGGAGATTAGAATAGGAAAGCAACTAGACCAGGCGACAGTCAAGGACCTCTTAATACCTGCCCAAGGATATGCAAAAGAAGAGCAGTATGACACTGAAAGTGTGAAAAGGATATTGAAGAATTTCTACAGCAATTACGCAAGCAGATATACATCTGGCCTAGTCGTGGTAGCAGAACTTGTCGATGACTTCTTGGCTGAGGTTTCTAGTGACATAAATTTGAAGTTGAACACATTCTTATCACTAGCAGAGTTATCACAAGCAGCAACAGGAGGAACTAATAGAAACTCTGATGGAATGTATAGAGCAATTGATATATACTTGGACAAGCACAAATATCTCACAGATTGGGAAAGGGAGGAGATTTGCAGGGTGTTGGATTGCAGCAAAATGTCTCCTGAAGCCTGTGTGCATGCTGCACAGAACGAAAAGCTACCAGTTCGAGTGATGGTGCAGATTCTGTTTTCTGTGCAACTGAAGTTGAAGGATACTGTGTCCAAGAGGATACAAGGGGGTCCTGATAACGGATTGTTGAAGCTGGAAGAAGACAAGGAAGATGCAAAAGGGATTAGCAGCAGTAAAGAGGAAATGATTGAAGCAGAGATGGAAAAGATGGGAAGCAAGGTGCTTGAGCTGGAGAAAGAATGTGATATGATGAGAAGGGAAATTCAGAGAGGTAGTTACCAGCACAAGATTCAAAAGGGGAAAACAAGCATGTGGAAAGAAATGAAGAGGAAGCTTGGTTGTATGACAAGCTTGCATGAGACAAATTGccatgtgaagaagaaaaaagtacaTCCAAGATAGAAGTTTGTGCTTTCATGTTTACATTTTATGCCAAGTGATAGGGAACTACTGGATAATTGAGTTCACATTTGCATTCTCTTTGGAAATTAAGAGTACTTTTGATGCTCTTAACGTCCTCAGTCCAACCGACTTCACTCAAAATAACAGAAGAGGTTGGTAGGACTGTTATTTCGTAGctactccaaaaaaaaaaaaatcagaccTATATGGGCCTTAATGTTCTGAATTTAAAGCATATGGTTATTTATTTTTCCATGAAGAAACATGAACTAAAAATCAACACACATTATAGAACGTAAAGATGAATTTTCCTCCCagaagaaaagcaaaaaaaCTTTCACCAATTTGCAATTCTAGGTGTCTAACTCGGTGCATAGGCTTCGGTATGGTGCAAGAATAGAACAGAACATGGAAGGCCTAAAACCATATTTTATAGCACAAGTGCAAGTAACTTGTTCATTGCAACAAAGCCAAAATGACAGTACACAAACAATTATCTTCACATGTGATGCATATTGATAATATAACCAACTTGTTCATTGCAACAAAGCCAAAATGGTAAACATAAGTGTGTTCACAGAGACCTGTTTTTCAGCACACACTTCCAAAACAAACATTTTTCCCAAGAGCAGAGTCAATACATCTTAATTAAGTTCAGAACTGTACATAATTTCGCCAACAAAGATGCAGCTCAACAGCATAGGTTTCATGTTGATAGCTAAACACCTTGAACACAAAGTTTCTGCACCCATAAGGATTCGAGAGCAACAAATTGAGTCACTTCACCATCTTcctcaaaagaagaaagagcttCTGATCAAGCTTAAACTTCTGCATCTTGAGGGGATCACTTTTCAGCATCAACTGAAGTCCTCCAAAGGAGACATAAACCACTATGACATgaggaaaaaggaaaatgaaCAAATCAATTGAATGCAAATTTACTCCTATGAAagacatgatatatttcaaATCATTCTACAAACTACAACTTTACTGAAGGGAGCTTTTAGTTGTGTTAATTGACCACAGGCCCGAAGGTATGGAGTTGTCTGTTCAGAGAACTGGAGAATAAATACAAGActgaaataaagaagaaaaaattcttcttttttggaaatttataACGTTGTATTCCTCAGCATTAAGGATATGCTGGAGACGTTcaaaaagaagcaaaaagagTAGGAGGAAGCTACTTACAGAGCTCCTAACAAATCTACTAGTTCTAATTCATCTATTTCTATCTTTTTACACCAATAATAAAAAGATACAATACAATTCCATTTAACTTTATGAATGAAATTCCTATCTTCAAAGCTTCTGCTATTTCTCTCTTTCCATACATTCCACCATATTCAGTGTGGGATGAATTTCCACCATCTGTTCTGGCTCTTGCTCCCTCCTCTTCTAATCCAGCACCTCAGCAGATCTGCAGTATGCTTAGGCATGGTCCATATTGTGTCTGTGAAGGTAAGAAATAAGGCCCATAATTGTGCACTGAATTTACAATGCAAAAAGAGGTATTTGTTTGTCTCTTCTGTTTCACCACAAAGTTGGCATCTGGAACTTTAATACGTTCCTTTCTCTTCAAAACCTCCTGTGTTAAGCAAGCCTTTCTTACTACCAACCAGGTAAAGCATTTTTTTAGTTGGAGCTATGTTTTTCCAAACATTGTTCCACAAATTGTTGTCTTCTGTTTTGATGTGCATTATTTATTTCATAGCGCCCTCTTAACAGAGAATTTTCCATCATTTTTGTGCTTCCATCTCATAGAATCTGAATTTGAGGTAGTGCCTGAGAAGTCCTCTAGTAGAAGAACCATGTTGGCCACCCTGTCCACCTCCCAATCATTCAATAATCTTCTAAAAGAAAGATCCCATCCATGATCAGTCCAACATTCTTTGACAGTTGCTTCAGGGCTGTTTCATATGATAAATAAGTCAGCAAAGGTATCCTTCAGAGGGTTCTGATTGTTCCAAGCATCTCTCCAAAACTTTTTCTCACATCTGCCATTTTATAGTCATTCTCTTCTATCTTTGGCCAAAGGTCTCTGATTATTCTCCATGCCCCACCTCCATAGGGAATAGCACTAGTATTGCTACACCATGGGTTGATTCTCACCATATTTAACTTTGATGATCTCCTTCCATAGATCCTGGTCTTCTTCACTGTATCTCCAAAGCCATTTCATCAGGAGGCTATCATTCTGTCTCCTTAGATTTTTGATGTATAATCCTCCCAAGTACCTATTTGTAAATGCAAGTATAAAGAGAGGGGTTAGTGTGTTAGAAGAGAGGAAGGAAATTGGTGAATCTGGCATTCCCCTTTTTCCATTCTTAACTAATCCTCTTACCAATCCAAACAAAATATCTGGCACCATTGCTGCATGATGAAATGGTGAGAGATCGGGCAATGTTGACCAATGAGATTGGATTTGTTGGGCAAATAACTACTATAGTGGAATTAGTGGGTGCTATGTAATCCGAGGTGAAATTTAGCTGGTGGATTGCTGCAAAGCTACCTGCgctgattattttttttccgattCAACTTATAGATAGATCTAGAAATTAAATCAATACATTAAAGACATGGAACGAGCGAGTATATACACTTATTTGTCAGGTCCTGATCCCTCCATTGAGACCTTATATACTAGCCCATACACGATGTATTCAAACTTGTCAAGATTTATGGACTTACCAAGCAGCCTACTAAAATCCTAAAAAAGATTATATATCCATATCACGTTGAGAAGATTACCATATTTATATATCATCAAATGGTCGTTACAAAACAATTAATGAGGAGGATGCACTAATATTCAAATAATTAAACGGAACAAATACCTCAGGAGGATAGCTAGTGACAGCCGACCCATCCATTAACAGTGTCATTGCTATAACCATCCTATACAACTCTTTTCGCTTCACAAGGTATagttctgaattgatatctagCTGGATTGATGTCTCACCATCACTACTTTCTGCTTCTATGCGAGAAACTAATGAAATCGACAGACTTTAGTCCAAAAATCAATGATACAGAAATGGAAATGCAACAGTAGAACATCAGTTAAgttgataatgataataattttGCGTCCCCACACATCTATTATCACTCACAAGAACAAAATCAGAACATACTGTACCCAGCAAAATACACAGGTAGGTCTCATTTATGGTGTAAATATACAAACCACAGCAAATCcagatataaaataattaacagCCAATGTTGATTCTGAGAATGATCTCTACATGATACAGAATTCTTTTTTTGAGATGGAAGACTGAATGACATTCtgacatatttttttatggCGTCAATTAATTATCGGCTTCTTCTCTACAGAAGCGCACAGCTTAAAAAACTTTTGTTCCAACACGGGATCTCAAGGAATTCCTCTTACCAAGCGCAGCTTGGAATGCATCAATAAGAgatatcaaattatcaattattTCCTATTTATTTTCTGATACCTACATATTCCCTTTCCAGGGAAAAAATGCGAGCTCGGAGAAGAATAAAGGAAGACAGCACAGAGGGAGCCCGTGGAGACAACAATCGTCATGGTAATAACGTTTCTTAAAAGCATTGCATGTAATATCAATATCATGGGAGTAAATGAAAGAGGTATTACCCTTGTCATACTTTTTGCCATCAGCATCCACCTTCAGAACATTAATAATTTCGTCAAAGTGAAACGCATCCATTTTCAGAGGTAAGCTTCCTGAAGAGACAACGTCATCTAATCACAGAAGGAAAAGAATCCAAAGGAGGGTCGTGATCAGTGGCAATTATACATGTCTAATCTTTTACCAAAGTGTGAAATAAATTGACTTCTGtagtaaataatttattatctGATTCCCCAGTAAAATTGACTAAGCATTTTACGTGAGAGATAAATTGACTACTATGAATATTTTacgagaaaaaaaaagaaaaagacaagaaatCAGCAACATCCGAAAATTAATACAGGATTTAAAATATGCCTAAATTGGGATGTCTTTCCAAAGGCACAGGACAGACCAGTTTTTATTTCACTACAACGGAGTATCTAAAGAGATAATATAATAGAtatcagaaaagaaaaagaaaacgaAAAGAGGGAACACTCAAGGATAATTTCAGAAGAGGGAACACTACAAGCGGCCCTTTCACCTTGCTCCCCTGGCGAACCGAACCCCCAAACTTATGGTTGGAGCAAAAGGGTCCTTACCACTATGCTATCCCTCCCTTGTCATTCCAAAACTTATTCCTGTAACATCTTTAAAAAGCAACTGACCTAATAGAATACCAGTTCAGACCAGCAATTGGCTGAGAACTTATTCACTTCTTGTTTAACCTAACTAACGAAGAAACAAAAGGAAATCCATAAACTTCCGGTGATCATCCAATATCAAAACCCCAGCAGCATTTAGTGATGAAAAACTTCCAAAGTTCAAAGTACTACGACTCAGAAAGTTTACTCTTCTAATAtcagttaaaaaaaaaaggatgtaACAGAAAGCTTATACACTTTTTCTTATAATTGTGGTGTCCGGGCCAGCTTAGGCGCACCTCGATTAAAACCACAGTGCACTTGCTACCTCCCACCTATGCGAGGCATATACACTTTCTCTGAAAGAGTAGGTAGCCACACAAGCAAATTGAGGATTGTGATATGTTATTTCATAAGATCGTCAAATTAATGATCACAATTATAAGCTTCTTTActaattgtagtaacattactTGTTCCCAAGTCCCACCCACCCAAGCTTGGGGAATATGTGATTCCCATAATCCTTCTTTAGTAATTGTAACAACTTAAGCATTACAAATACATGTTACAGGTCGTCGGTTGGGTTGATGTAAGACGAGAAGGTATCTGAAGTGCACAAGACCGCAATTATACTGATGCAGAATAAAGGAAAGAACTGTAAACATCATGTGGCATCAATTCCAATGCAAACAGACAATACATTGATGAATTTTATTAACACTCTAAACTGCATACCTCCATTATAATATGCAGAAGGCCACTTTATCGTAGTAGGATTTAGGAAAGATTTCAAAGTCCAGTCACAGCCATCAAAATGCTCCTATTCATTAGTAAATCAGCCAGAATAGAAACTTTAATGcaaattactttaaaattttGTGATGCCTAAAACAGTAGTACTTGTTTGCTGCTGCACCTGCAAAATTTCAAGGCATCCCATTACAAACAAGCAGCAATCACTCCTAGTATGAACAATTAAATCACTAGAACAGACCAGCGTaacttttcaaaatattatggCGTTCATAAGGACCCAAGGATGTGGTTTACCTGTTGATAAAACTGAAATGAAGACCATAAGAGAACAGGATTTGAATCTCAGCTGAAGGAAAAAAGCTAtgtgattttcttttttttggtgaaGTCAATTGCATTATAAAGGCATCAAGCAGATGCAAGATAACATAGAGAAAGAAACTAATAGCTTCACAGCATTGCTACATGAAGCTATAGCAATAAGCAAAAACCTGTTGAAACTGTCAAAAGGATGCTACCTTGGAACTCTTCTAAATAAGAGTCAAGGAGCTATATGATTTCTTCCCATCTATCTAATTTTTGGTGAGCGCAATTATCCGATACTTATATACCGGTGGAGTCGAGATCCTCTCAAGTTggcccaaaagaagaagaaaacgtTATGATGTTCATACGTTAAATATGTAGTTCCTCAACATTCTCCAAAGCTGCTATGCTTAATTACCAAATATCTCGCCGTGAACCAATCACAGTAACAGGTAATAGATGATATTGTCTGCAGAAATAGACAACCTTCCTGAACAGGCCAGGCCTTCTTATATTTCAAGTTAAAGCCCGAACACCCACTATTACTTGAACTGCATTAGACAGTCAATGCCTCTCCTATGAGTTGGCAAACCAAACGAAAGAAAATATAGAGGTGATCAAACTTCTTGAACAACAAGAATACCAATTAAAACAATGATGATGGTCAAATGACAACagtattaacaatattttttttggaaagttAAGTATCAAGATACTTACCATGAGCTAAAATCATATTGGCCTTCAACCTATGCAACAAAGATATAAACCTCTGATGATAACTAAAACAGCACATGATTTTCCTTGATCAAGAACGGGAACCACCTTACCAGCTTTTAGAATGAGTTTTTCCAGCCATGAGGAAGCAGCTTGATGTTGTTCCAGGATTTCGAGACTATCTTAGCTAGATTTCTCCAGAGAAGATAATACtggaggagaaaaaaaaaattaacctgATCTTCAATAAAGAGCTACATTATGCACAAGATAGATAGAATATTCCAAAGGCTATACAAACCCTGGAATGGACTTCAGCAGTGAATGATGTCAGGATATTGCTTTAGGTCATTTAATTTGGTGGGTCAGAAAAAAAGTACTGCAAAGTAATCCAAGGCACACCAAGCTGTAAAATTGTTTTAAATGATCCCACAAAATGATAGTAGTCCAACGACGACTGTTGGTGCATTTCTACTACTACTGTGGATCATGTGTTTCTCATGTTTCCGTCcacctaaatatatatatttgtgatCCATGATCTGAGACTGAGTGAGTGAGCCTAAGAAAGAAGACACAAAAGGAAGAAGGCTGTGAAGGTTCATGCGATGGATGTCATATGCACTGATTAACCTTACTGAGAAGCTGGCAACTCGGTTTTCTTTATGAGTTACTGAAAAGCTGGTatttttctccaacttcaaaGCTTATGGCTTCATAATTAACGTTGAAAACCTATAAGTTTCCAAAAGATTTTCTTTCCCGGAAACAGAAAACGTTAG
This Solanum dulcamara chromosome 8, daSolDulc1.2, whole genome shotgun sequence DNA region includes the following protein-coding sequences:
- the LOC129900159 gene encoding BTB/POZ domain-containing protein At5g17580-like produces the protein MHASSSDVHLHICGVPFSLNRELLAARSSKIAALLKENPEDDLSHLLGDIPTDSETFELVARFCHGFDINLSPENVIKVLCLARYLGMSEIHSTNNLGKKACIYFQNNVLPSWNNSIKALKSAEIIHQQAKNLSLVDACAESIIAKVLLDPSLLGEPMRNVTTTDDDSENDENAYKPNVRRRLFILDWKSEDLTLLSISLYEPIIRAMVHREVPLEYVASSLFHYLKKWVFPGTKGEDDDPSTYDRNSQREIIEAVERLLPQERGLIPSSFLSQMLQSAIILDAHTECKNGLEIRIGKQLDQATVKDLLIPAQGYAKEEQYDTESVKRILKNFYSNYASRYTSGLVVVAELVDDFLAEVSSDINLKLNTFLSLAELSQAATGGTNRNSDGMYRAIDIYLDKHKYLTDWEREEICRVLDCSKMSPEACVHAAQNEKLPVRVMVQILFSVQLKLKDTVSKRIQGGPDNGLLKLEEDKEDAKGISSSKEEMIEAEMEKMGSKVLELEKECDMMRREIQRGSYQHKIQKGKTSMWKEMKRKLGCMTSLHETNCHVKKKKSTFDALNVLSPTDFTQNNRRASAISLFPYIPPYSVWDEFPPSVLALAPSSSNPAPQQICSMLRHGPYCVCEGKK